GTACGGCGTCGATCGGCTTCACGTCGACCTCGTCGGTGAATGCGATGGTGAGGCCGAACTCGGCACGTTCGTCCGGGGTACCGGCGTTGACGATCACCGTCCGCAGGTCGCCGATCTGCATGGCACCAGCGTGTTTCCAGCTCAGGGCCGCGATGCGGGTCAGATCCTTCTCCAGCCCGGGGCCCTCCGGCCCTGCCGGCCCTGCCGGACCGGCGGGGCCCGGTGCACCGGTCGCGCCGGGTTCTCCCGGTGAGCCGGGCTCTCCCGGTGAACCGGCCGGCCCGGCGGGTCCTGCCGGACCCTGCGGACCCGCGGGGCCTTGCGGGCCAACGGGTCCCTGTCCGCCGCCACCGGGGTCGTCGCCGTGCATCTCCTCGCAGCAGTCGAGCAGACACTCGATCGTCCGGCTCAGCAGTGCGGTGCTGCGCAGGACCGACCGGCCGTCGCTGTTGTCGATCCGGGCGATGCTCTGCTGCCGGTCGGTGTCCGGATCCGGCGGTGGGTCAACGGGATCCAGCACCGTGAATCCGGGTCGGTACCCGTGCAGGGTGGCGATCGGGACACATTCGTGTCCCTCGCAGGACGGGCACACCGGCGGTGCGTCCCAGCCGTCCCGGCACCCGCCGGTCCCGCTGATGTCGAAGACGGCCACTCCGCCGGGGTCGCCGCCGTAGGCGACATACACCCGACCACCGCCGACCGCGACGTCCCGGGCTGCGCCCTCCCAGCCGATGCCGGGTCCGACGGCCGTGGGGCTCGCGGCGGCGACGCCGGACAGCCGCAGCTGACGTACCTGCGAGGTCGTGCCGTCGGAGCTGATCGGATACGCCCAGGGCGCGCCGGCGGCGCCCAGGACCGGCCCGGGCAGTGGCACCGAGCCGCCGAGAGTGCCGGCAGGCACCGCGATCGCGTGACAGGAACCGTCGGACGTGGCGACGACCAGCGTTGCGTCATCGGCGGCGTCCAGCAGCGTCGGTTCGGCGCTCGCGGGCAGCACGTCGATCGCGGTGCCGACCGTGCCGGCGGCCAGATCGACCACGTCGACCCGGGTCGGCTCGGTCGCACCGGAGCCGGATACTGCTGCCAGGTAGGCGGTTCCGGCGTCGGGGCTGATTGCGAGCAGTCCCCGGTCGGTGGGCACAGTGATGGTCGTCGGTGCCGTGGGAGTGGCCGTGTCCAGGTCCGCCTCGTAGCGCAACAGCACACCGGGTGTCGGGCTGAGCAGGCACAGCCGCCCGTCTGGGCCGATCGCCGTGCTGACCGGTGCGACCGCGCCGTCGGGTACCGCCGTCGTGCTCGTGACGGACAGGTCGGCGGTGGCCAGCACCGTGAGGGTCAGCACCGCCGACGCATCGTCGTGGACCACGAACAGGTGCGCGGAGTCACCGGACAACTCCAGGGCGTGCACCTCGCCGCCGAGGTCGTGCGACCCGGTGGTCGCGGCGGTGGTTGCGTCGACCCGGTAGACGCTGTTACCGGCGGCCACGAGCACCGCGCCGGCACCGGTGCGCACGTGCGACGCGTCGGCGATCGCCAGGTCGGTGCCACGCACCAGCGCCGGGCCGGTCCAGCCGGTGGTCGGGGCCGGTGGGTCGAGTGTCGCGCAGATGTCGAAGGATTCGAGGATGCGGTTGGGCAGGCACCGGTCGTCGTCGCAGCCGCACTCGTCATACAGGACGGGCACCGGCTCCGTCGGGCACTCGCGGTAGCACAGGCACAACCGCACCTCGTGCGGCTCGTCGTCGCCGGGCGGGATGCTGATCAGCTCGGCCAGCTCGACCCGGGTCCGTTCGGTCACCAGGATCTCGTTGCCGCAGCAGTCGATCGCGCTGCCCGGGTCGACCACCACGAACCGGTCCCGGCAGGCTGCGGAGTCGTCCTGGTGCACCTGCAGGCCGCACACCACGCCCGTGCCGTGCAGTCGCTGGTTGTGGTGGCGGATCTTCTCCCGGAAGTAGGACTGCTCGTCGATGAAATCCTGTGGCACCAGTAGCTTCCCGTACCAGTAGGCGTTGCGCTGGAACGGTGGCAGGTCACAGCCGCCGTCGCAGCAGCCGTGGCCGGGTGCCCCGGCGGCGGGTGTCCCGCCGTCCGGGCCCGGGTTGGTCACGTGGGTGAAAGTGGACATCGCATCCCTCTCCGATCGCTGCGCTAGAGGACCGTGGTCGTGCCGAGTTGGGGTGGGCGTGGTGGTGCGCCGGGTTCGCCGGTGAGCACCGTCGCAGCGCCGAGCCGGCCGTGGTCGCCGTCGTCGCCGAGCACGAAGCCGGACGGGACGCGGGCGACGACGCTGTCCAGGCCGAGGCAGGACTGCACACCCAACCGCATCCGGGGCTGCACGAACTGCACGGTGCCGGCCGTGTGCGCCGGGGTGCCGAGGTCGACGAGTCGCTGGATCACCCGCCGTGCCGTGGGTGTGGCACCGGCCGAGGCCGGCACGAAAACTGTGTAGCGGTGGGCGTATACGTGGAACGGGTCACGCAACGGGTCCTGGCTGGTCTTCAGCTGCGTGACACCGACCTGTGCCCCGTTGCCGAGCTGGCTGCGGTTCACGATGCTCTGCCCCCACAGCCGTGCCTCGTCACCGACCCGGCTCGCGTCGGTCCGCAGCCAGCGGCGCAGCCGGAAGTGCTCCAGGATGAGCCGCGGCGGTGCCCACGGGGACGGCACGAGAGGTGTCGGGGGACAGGTCTCCCTGGCGCAGCGGCACCGGCCGGGCTCGTGCGGGCGCTGTGCTGCGGGGCGGCGCTGGTCGATCCCGAGCGCGATCGACAACAGTTCCCGCAGCCCGGTGTAGGTGCCGCGCAGGTCGTACAACCGTGCCGACGAGGCCAGTAGCCGACGCCGGGTGCGTTCAGGCAGACGGGGATCGAGCGTCAGACCCACCCAGTCCGACAGCCAGTCCAGTGCCGGCGTCGCCTCCGGAGTCAGCAGCGCGGGCAACGCGTCCACCCGGTCCTCGATGTCACGCAACTGTCGGTCGAACAGGCCGAGGAAGCGGTCGGTGAACGACGCGCTGTCCGGCTCGGCGCCGTACACCGCGGGCAGGTGCCGCCGCAGGCTGATCCGCGGGAACTCCACCTCGATCCGTCGCAGCCGCGGGGTCGCGGCACCGGTGCCGGTCAGCCGCACCCGCAGCCACAGGTAGCGGCCGGAGCCGTCGTTCACCAGGGTGTCCCAGCCCTGCGGACCAGACTCGTCGGCGACCGCGCCACCGGACCAGGCGGTGTCGGGCAGCGCGGTGAGTTGCGGCGTCGGCAACGGTGTGTCGGCGGTGTGCGTCCACACCTGGAAGCCGGTGAGTTCGGGAAGTTGCGCGTGGATCAGGACGCGGTGCCAGGTGCAGCCACCGATCAGGCTGTCCAGCGGCCCGAGCACAATTGTGCCTGTGGTCAGCCAGGCCGGCGGTGGCGCCGCACTCGCCGGCGGGTCGACAGGCTCGCCGTCGGCGTCGATGTATGCCGTCCTCGGTGGAACGCAGCACCCGCCGATGTCCACGACACCGCCACGATCGACCGGTGGCATCGGCGGCCACGGCACCGGCAGGTCGGCGGCGTCGTCGGCGACCGGGACGACCGAGTCACCGTCGATGCGAAACACCGGCGCCGGGCCGGAGCCGGAATCGCCTGCGGCATAAACGATCCCGGAGGTGTCGACACCGAGGTAGCAGGTGCCGCCGAGCCCGGTGAGATGGCCGAGATAGCGACCCGACCAGGCGAAGGTGTGCAACCGGCCGACGGTGTCCAGCACCCGGACCTGGTGGTGTCCGTCGACCACCACAGCGACCGGCGACCACGGCACCGGCGGCCGCCACCGTCCACCGGTCACCGTGCTCGGCAGGGCGAGCACGTGCAGCCAGCCGGCCGGATCGGTCACGAACAACCTGTCGCGGCACGCCGCGATCGCCCCGGCATACCCCAGCAGCCGGACGGGCACGAACGCACACCGGCACGGGTCGAACCGGACCAGCCGGCGGTGGTCGCGGTCCACCGCCCAGATCGTGCCTTCGTCGCAGCACGCCATCCCGGCAGGCAGTCGCAGACCGCCGAAACTGCCGCCGGTCTCGGTCAGTCGCCGCACACTGGCCGGGTCCCGGGCCAACCGCAGCACACCGTGTGCCGCGGTCACCCCGGCCGTGTCGGCGACCTGCCAGCCCGACCTGCCGTCCAGCAGCAGGGACGTCGGGTCGTGCGGCGGGCGCCGCACCGGGGCGATGGTCGGGGTGCTCATGACGGGTCCTGATAAGCCACCGACACCTGGTGCTGCGTCGAATAGGCGAGGGCGCCGTCGGTGAGCGGCACGTCGCGGCACGGCGGCGCATCCACGCCGTCCACGGTGATCGTCAGCTGCTCGACCGCCGAGACGCCGGCCACCGACAGCACGCGGTGGAACACCCGGGAGAAGGCGATCGTGCCACCGAACGGCCAGCCGGTCCCGGCGTCACCGCCGGTCTGCGGGTCGAAGTAGGTCAGCAGGTCCGCGTCGACATCCCGCTGTACCTGGGCCAGGTCGGCGGTGTCGGTCGCGACGACCGCCACCGTGATGCTCACCTGCTGGTAGGTGGGCGGCGCGACGTACACCTCGGTGGTCAGTAGCCGGCGCTCGTTCAGGTAGGCGCACACGGTGCGCAGCGTCGCCTGGCTGGGCACCGGCTTGCGGCTGTCCGAGCGTGGCACGACCACGACGGTGACCACACCGGGGATCTGGGCACCCGGGAAGTCCGGGTGCACGAGCGGGAGTGCGCGCGCCCGTGCGATGTCGGCGGCCTGCATCGCGAACAACTCGAAATCGTCGGTGGTGACCGCCCTGCTCCGCGAGCGGATCGACGCCGGCGCACGCTGCTTGGCCGCGTCCAGGGTCTCCTCGTCCTGGCCGCCGTAGCTGGGCTGGACGTTGATCACGTGCGCGTCGTCGATGCCGGGCACGGCGCTGCGCAACGCGTGCAGCGCGCCGGCCGGCACATTGCCCGACGTGCCTCCGCCGTAACGGTATTCGGTGGCGACGACGTTCGCGCTGGGATTGTTGACGTTGGCCACCGGGATCGCGCCGTGGATGCCGTCCCCGAAGCGCACCTCACCGGTCGTGCGGTTGAGCACGTAGTGCAGGCTGTCCGGTCCCGAGCCGTAGAAGTCGTCGACCTGCGTCCACACCTGGTCGCCCGCACCCTGGTCGACGGTGAGGGTCAGGCTGCCCGCCAGCACCGGCGTCTGGGACAGGGTGAACGTCTGGTCGCGCCGGCCGGTGCTGCCGCCGAGCACCTCGGCATACACCGTCTCCATCTGGGTGAGGGTCATCGTGTTGGGCCGAATCGCCAGCACCGCCGGTGGGCGCTCGTAGGCGCTGGTGTCGACCAGCGCCCGCAGCCAGTACAGCGGGGTGGTCACCGGCGCGATCGCCGTCGGTACCAGCGCGTTGTCCGGTGTGCGGACGATGATCTCGCCGCTGCGGGTGAAGGCGAGCGTGTCGTCCT
This genomic window from Flexivirga oryzae contains:
- a CDS encoding phage tail protein encodes the protein MSTPTIAPVRRPPHDPTSLLLDGRSGWQVADTAGVTAAHGVLRLARDPASVRRLTETGGSFGGLRLPAGMACCDEGTIWAVDRDHRRLVRFDPCRCAFVPVRLLGYAGAIAACRDRLFVTDPAGWLHVLALPSTVTGGRWRPPVPWSPVAVVVDGHHQVRVLDTVGRLHTFAWSGRYLGHLTGLGGTCYLGVDTSGIVYAAGDSGSGPAPVFRIDGDSVVPVADDAADLPVPWPPMPPVDRGGVVDIGGCCVPPRTAYIDADGEPVDPPASAAPPPAWLTTGTIVLGPLDSLIGGCTWHRVLIHAQLPELTGFQVWTHTADTPLPTPQLTALPDTAWSGGAVADESGPQGWDTLVNDGSGRYLWLRVRLTGTGAATPRLRRIEVEFPRISLRRHLPAVYGAEPDSASFTDRFLGLFDRQLRDIEDRVDALPALLTPEATPALDWLSDWVGLTLDPRLPERTRRRLLASSARLYDLRGTYTGLRELLSIALGIDQRRPAAQRPHEPGRCRCARETCPPTPLVPSPWAPPRLILEHFRLRRWLRTDASRVGDEARLWGQSIVNRSQLGNGAQVGVTQLKTSQDPLRDPFHVYAHRYTVFVPASAGATPTARRVIQRLVDLGTPAHTAGTVQFVQPRMRLGVQSCLGLDSVVARVPSGFVLGDDGDHGRLGAATVLTGEPGAPPRPPQLGTTTVL
- a CDS encoding putative baseplate assembly protein, which translates into the protein MPLDDDIPVLDDHTYDSIITEMTSRIARYTPEWKPVWTDYNDSDPGITMLQVFAWLGEMLAYRMNQVPDLLYLKFLQLLGVELQPAQPAQVQITFPLLASADTLATVPKGTQVIAETAGGGAPLVFEADRALVCLKATPRAVLAYDGHSYADVTAADSAARSYQPFGPTATAGSALLIGFDATDPFPGTEITLYAWAAAASASGSPVSCGLAPTAAFAPATLRWQYWDGFDWSPLTLLKDDTLAFTRSGEIIVRTPDNALVPTAIAPVTTPLYWLRALVDTSAYERPPAVLAIRPNTMTLTQMETVYAEVLGGSTGRRDQTFTLSQTPVLAGSLTLTVDQGAGDQVWTQVDDFYGSGPDSLHYVLNRTTGEVRFGDGIHGAIPVANVNNPSANVVATEYRYGGGTSGNVPAGALHALRSAVPGIDDAHVINVQPSYGGQDEETLDAAKQRAPASIRSRSRAVTTDDFELFAMQAADIARARALPLVHPDFPGAQIPGVVTVVVVPRSDSRKPVPSQATLRTVCAYLNERRLLTTEVYVAPPTYQQVSITVAVVATDTADLAQVQRDVDADLLTYFDPQTGGDAGTGWPFGGTIAFSRVFHRVLSVAGVSAVEQLTITVDGVDAPPCRDVPLTDGALAYSTQHQVSVAYQDPS